The following are encoded together in the Capsulimonas corticalis genome:
- a CDS encoding LysR family transcriptional regulator, giving the protein MNINHLAIFHAVAQEGGIGRGAERLHISQPAVSKQLQELERSLGAPLFDRLPRGVRLTGAGVILADYARRLFALEAEAEEALADLRGLERGTLAVGASMTIGSYLLPEVLARFHRRYPGIVVNLEIANTEEIQQRLLEGAMDLGFTEGFAEEDDLEATVFAKDAMVVIAPPNHPIRAEVPVSAERLCREPFVVREEGSGTRAVIARAFEERGLTIRPAMSLGNIEAIKRAVAAGVGLAVVSSLTIALELETHRVAVVPVSDLAFTRPLHRFVRRGRHQSRAAKALVAELGGEALL; this is encoded by the coding sequence ATGAATATCAATCACCTTGCGATCTTTCACGCGGTAGCGCAGGAGGGTGGGATAGGACGCGGCGCGGAGCGTCTGCACATCAGCCAGCCCGCCGTTTCCAAGCAGCTTCAGGAACTGGAGCGCAGTCTGGGCGCGCCGCTCTTCGACCGTCTGCCGCGCGGCGTGCGTCTGACCGGAGCGGGCGTCATTCTGGCGGATTACGCGCGGCGACTGTTCGCGCTGGAGGCGGAAGCGGAGGAGGCGCTGGCCGACCTGCGCGGCCTGGAGCGCGGGACGCTGGCGGTGGGCGCCAGCATGACGATTGGCAGTTATCTGCTGCCGGAGGTGCTGGCCCGCTTCCATCGGCGTTATCCCGGCATTGTCGTGAATTTGGAGATCGCCAATACGGAAGAAATTCAGCAGCGTCTTCTGGAAGGCGCAATGGATTTGGGGTTTACGGAGGGGTTTGCCGAAGAGGATGACTTGGAAGCGACCGTCTTCGCCAAAGACGCCATGGTCGTGATTGCGCCGCCCAACCATCCCATTCGCGCGGAAGTGCCTGTGTCCGCCGAACGGCTCTGCCGCGAGCCGTTTGTCGTTCGGGAAGAGGGCTCGGGAACGCGCGCCGTGATCGCGCGCGCCTTTGAAGAACGAGGCTTGACGATCCGCCCCGCGATGTCGCTTGGCAACATTGAGGCGATCAAGCGCGCCGTCGCGGCCGGCGTCGGCCTAGCGGTCGTCTCGTCGCTGACGATCGCGCTGGAGCTGGAGACCCATCGCGTGGCGGTCGTACCGGTCAGCGATCTCGCTTTCACGCGGCCTTTGCACCGGTTTGTGCGCCGTGGCCGCCACCAGAGCCGCGCGGCCAAGGCGCTGGTGGCGGAGCTAGGGGGTGAGGCCCTCCTCTAG
- a CDS encoding YeiH family protein, whose product METTLDRPHRRMRDSALWGMVLAAAVALAAIGLHALPRVGIFSALILSIVLGMAVGNTVAIPEAWRPGIQFSLKRVLRLAIILLGLQLSFTQVGQIGVRGMAVVAGSLLGTFLFTVWLGARLGVERKLTQLIAAGSSICGASAVIAANVVTRGRDEDVAYGVAVVTVFGSVSMFVYPLLPRLLHLTPMAFGLWTGASIHEVAQVIAAAFQDGAVSGQFGTISKLARVMLLAPMVLALGVIDARRNAAGAKLNPRSIPIPWFVLGFVAMIGVNTWNIIPMEIKTTLIAANQFLLALSLAAMGLETSFAKLKRAGARPMLLGAGAWLFISAFSYLLVRLFY is encoded by the coding sequence ATGGAAACAACACTTGATCGACCGCATCGACGAATGCGTGACAGCGCGCTCTGGGGAATGGTTCTCGCCGCCGCCGTGGCGCTGGCCGCCATCGGCCTGCACGCGCTTCCCAGAGTCGGGATCTTCAGCGCTCTGATACTTTCGATCGTTCTGGGGATGGCGGTTGGGAATACCGTCGCGATTCCGGAAGCATGGCGACCAGGAATCCAGTTCAGCCTGAAGCGCGTCCTGCGCCTGGCGATCATTCTGCTGGGATTGCAGCTTAGCTTCACGCAAGTCGGCCAGATCGGCGTGCGCGGGATGGCGGTTGTGGCGGGAAGTTTACTGGGGACGTTTCTGTTTACCGTCTGGCTCGGCGCGAGATTGGGAGTCGAGCGCAAACTGACACAATTGATCGCGGCCGGCAGTTCGATCTGCGGCGCTTCCGCGGTGATTGCCGCCAACGTCGTCACCCGAGGACGGGATGAAGATGTCGCCTATGGCGTCGCGGTCGTTACCGTCTTTGGATCGGTCTCGATGTTCGTTTACCCACTGCTGCCCCGTCTCCTGCATTTGACGCCAATGGCGTTCGGTCTCTGGACAGGCGCGTCGATCCACGAAGTCGCACAGGTCATCGCGGCGGCCTTTCAAGACGGCGCCGTCAGCGGCCAGTTCGGAACGATCAGCAAACTGGCCCGCGTCATGCTGCTGGCGCCCATGGTGCTCGCGCTCGGCGTTATCGACGCTCGCCGAAACGCAGCAGGCGCGAAGTTAAACCCACGCAGCATTCCCATCCCATGGTTCGTACTCGGTTTTGTCGCGATGATCGGCGTCAACACATGGAACATCATCCCGATGGAGATCAAAACAACATTAATCGCCGCCAACCAGTTTCTGCTGGCGCTCTCACTCGCCGCCATGGGCCTGGAAACAAGCTTCGCCAAACTGAAACGGGCCGGCGCCCGCCCCATGCTCCTCGGCGCAGGCGCATGGCTCTTTATCTCCGCCTTCAGCTACCTGCTGGTCCGGCTTTTCTATTGA
- a CDS encoding bile acid:sodium symporter family protein, with the protein MPLRSFRIDWFLVGMAAAVGLAYLLPDPGAAGGSLHPELLTKLGIALIFFLNGVSLSFASLKSGMLQWKLHLVVQAATFLLFPILGLLALWLIGPRLSPDLRLGFFYLCALPSTVSSSVAMTAAARGNVPAAVFNATLSSLLGVFLTPMWIALVMKSGGQAMPFGKVILDLLEWLVLPLVIGQLCRPLLAEWAKGHKKFISTVDRCTILLLVYTSFCDSMKTGVWSGHGVGVLIATLAGTAILFFVVLTIVSATCDALGFPSKDRTAAVFCGSKKTLASGVPMARLIFGAHPGLSIILLPIMIYHPLQLVICGALASKWAKRETEQIP; encoded by the coding sequence ATGCCTCTTCGTTCGTTTCGCATTGACTGGTTCCTCGTCGGCATGGCCGCCGCCGTGGGCCTCGCTTATCTCCTGCCCGATCCCGGCGCCGCCGGGGGCAGTCTTCATCCGGAGCTGCTGACAAAGCTGGGAATCGCGCTGATCTTTTTTCTTAACGGAGTCTCGCTGTCGTTTGCGTCGCTCAAGTCGGGCATGCTGCAATGGAAACTGCATCTCGTGGTCCAGGCGGCGACGTTTCTTCTCTTCCCAATCCTCGGACTGCTGGCGCTCTGGCTGATCGGGCCGCGCCTCTCGCCCGACCTTCGCCTGGGATTCTTCTATCTCTGCGCGCTTCCGTCCACGGTCTCGTCATCGGTGGCGATGACGGCGGCGGCGCGGGGCAATGTGCCGGCGGCCGTGTTTAACGCGACCCTCTCCAGTCTCCTTGGCGTCTTCCTGACCCCCATGTGGATCGCGCTGGTCATGAAGAGCGGCGGACAGGCAATGCCGTTCGGAAAGGTCATTCTGGATCTTTTAGAGTGGCTTGTGCTGCCGCTCGTGATCGGTCAGCTCTGCCGCCCGCTACTCGCCGAGTGGGCGAAGGGGCACAAGAAATTCATCAGCACGGTCGACCGATGCACTATCCTCCTGCTCGTCTACACATCGTTCTGCGACTCGATGAAGACCGGCGTTTGGTCCGGCCATGGCGTGGGCGTCTTGATCGCCACGCTCGCCGGGACAGCTATCCTTTTCTTCGTCGTCCTGACGATCGTTAGCGCAACCTGCGACGCTTTAGGGTTTCCCTCCAAGGACCGCACGGCGGCGGTCTTCTGCGGCTCCAAGAAGACCCTCGCCTCCGGAGTTCCGATGGCCCGTCTGATCTTCGGCGCCCACCCGGGTCTCAGCATCATCTTGCTGCCGATCATGATCTACCACCCACTCCAGCTTGTGATTTGCGGCGCGCTCGCCAGCAAATGGGCAAAGCGCGAAACAGAACAAATCCCCTAA